One stretch of Miscanthus floridulus cultivar M001 chromosome 18, ASM1932011v1, whole genome shotgun sequence DNA includes these proteins:
- the LOC136521789 gene encoding G-type lectin S-receptor-like serine/threonine-protein kinase At2g19130: protein MSPASAATALALLACCIKAGLPGAVAAGDTDTVSARRPLRGNDTVVSAQGKFELGLFSPGASGRFYLGIWYKNVPVQTVIWVGNRVNPLSGSGVASTELRVSSDGNLELVGLSPSSATPGVVWSSNLSSSSVSSSPGSNVAVMSDNGNLVLLDGGNSSNVLWQSFDHPTDTLVPEAWLGEDKLTGEYQTLTSWRNAEDPAPGMFTDTVDRNGSSEFFYLWNGSRAYWRSGVWTGRVFANLPEAVNNVLFNQTYVETPAYRRVTSVLYDNATVTRMVLDLTGQTKQFIWVPSSQSWQFFWAAPTVQCDVYALCGALSVCNQRNQPPCQCPPGFAPAADRDWGLSDWSAGCHRSLPLQCGGNGSTDGFLELPGMKLPDDSLSVAGAQSKAECELACLNNCSCQAYTFSGGGCAVWHDGFLNLQQLFPDAGGGGSSSSSLYLRLSESELQHLRGANNGKKNRRRRLWLALGIVLACIAALGVSAVAAWILVSRRRRRAEMANQKSSSSLVVYSYGDLRSATSNFSERLGGGSFGSVYRGVLNGDGHTQVEVAVKKMEGLRQGDKQFRTEVNTLGLIQHVNLVRLLGFCSSGDEKLLVYEYMPNGSLDSYLFGTGTGSCPSWRDRYGVMVGIARGLAYLHEGCRERIIHCDIKPENILLDRIFTPKIADFGMAKLVGRDFSRALTTMRGTIGYLAPEWISGMPISAKADVYSFGMVLFEIISGRRNAEGHGASSDDRNGGDRESTFFPVWAAVRVAEGDTAAVADARLRGDVSEDELERACRVACWCIQDQEAHRPAMAQVVQALEGLVDVDMPPVPRALQHLATLA, encoded by the coding sequence ATGTCACCTGCTTCCGCTGCCACCGCTCTCGCCCTTCTCGCGTGTTGCATCAAGGCAGGACTTCCCGGTGCGGTGGCGGCTGGGGACACGGACACCGTCTCGGCGCGGCGGCCGCTGCGGGGCAACGACACGGTCGTCTCGGCGCAGGGCAAGTTCGAGCTTGGCCTCTTCAGCCCCGGCGCCTCCGGCCGGTTCTACCTCGGCATCTGGTACAAGAACGTGCCCGTGCAGACCGTCATCTGGGTCGGCAATCGTGTCAATCCCCTGTCCGGTTCCGGTGTTGCCTCCACCGAGCTCCGGGTGTCCTCCGACGGGAACCTCGAGCTCGTCGGGCTCAGCCCATCCTCTGCCACGCCAGGCGTCGTGTGGTCGTCGAACCTGTCGTCTTCGTCGGTGTCATCCTCGCCGGGGTCAAACGTTGCGGTGATGAGCGACAACGGCAACCTTGTCCTCCTCGACGGCGGCAACTCCTCCAACGTGCTGTGGCAGAGCTTCGACCACCCGACGGACACGCTGGTGCCCGAGGCGTGGCTCGGCGAGGACAAGCTCACCGGCGAGTACCAGACGCTGACGTCGTGGCGCAACGCGGAGGACCCCGCGCCGGGGATGTTCACGGACACGGTGGACCGCAACGGCAGCAGCGAGTTCTTCTACCTCTGGAACGGCTCCCGCGCCTACTGGCGCAGCGGCGTCTGGACGGGGCGCGTGTTCGCCAACCTGCCGGAGGCCGTCAACAACGTGCTCTTCAACCAGACGTACGTCGAGACGCCGGCGTACCGGCGCGTCACCAGCGTGCTCTACGACAACGCCACCGTCACGCGCATGGTGCTGGACCTCACCGGCCAGACGAAGCAGTTCATCTGGGTCCCCAGCAGCCAGAGCTGGCAGTTCTTCTGGGCCGCGCCCACCGTCCAGTGCGACGTCTACGCGCTCTGCGGCGCCTTGAGCGTCTGCAACCAGAGGAACCAGCCGCCGTGCCAGTGCCCGCCCGGGTTCGCTCCGGCGGCGGACCGGGACTGGGGCCTCAGCGACTGGAGCGCCGGGTGCCACCGGAGCCTGCCGCTGCAGTGCGGGGGCAACGGGTCAACGGACGGCTTCCTGGAGCTGCCGGGCATGAAGCTCCCTGACGATTCGCTGTCCGTGGCGGGCGCCCAGAGCAAAGCAGAGTGCGAGTTGGCTTGTCTAAACAACTGCTCGTGCCAGGCCTACACGTTCTCTGGCGGTGGCTGCGCCGTCTGGCACGACGGATTCCTCAACCTTCAGCAACTGTTTCCAGATGCCGGGGGCGGGGGTTCGTCGTCGTCGAGCCTGTACCTCCGGCTGTCGGAATCTGAACTGCAGCATCTGCGCGGCGCAAACAATGGGAAGAAGAACAGGCGGCGGAGGCTGTGGCTCGCCCTTGGCATCGTTTTGGCTTGCATTGCCGCACTGGGCGTGTCGGCAGTAGCAGCGTGGATCCTTGTGTCCAGGAGGAGACGACGGGCTGAAATGGCGAATCAGAAGAGCTCCTCCTCCCTTGTAGTGTACAGCTACGGTGACCTCCGCTCGGCCACGAGCAACTTCTCGGAGCGGCTGGGCGGCGGAAGCTTCGGATCGGTGTACCGCGGCGTGCTGAACGGAGACGGACACACCCAAGTGGAAGTGGCCGTCAAGAAGATGGAGGGCCTCCGGCAGGGTGACAAGCAGTTCCGGACGGAGGTGAACACGCTGGGCCTCATCCAGCACGTCAACCTCGTCCGGCTCCTCGGCTTCTGCTCGTCCGGGGACGAGAAGCTGCTCGTGTACGAGTACATGCCCAACGGCTCCCTGGACTCGTACCTCTTCGGAACCGGAACCGGTTCGTGCCCAAGCTGGCGCGACCGCTACGGCGTCATGGTCGGCATCGCCAGGGGGCTGGCCTACCTGCACGAGGGCTGCCGCGAGCGCATCATACACTGTGACATCAAGCCGGAGAACATACTTCTGGACAGGATTTTCACGCCCAAGATCGCAGACTTTGGGATGGCGAAGCTGGTGGGGAGGGACTTCAGCCGGGCCCTGACCACGATGCGGGGCACCATCGGGTACCTCGCGCCGGAGTGGATCTCCGGGATGCCGATCAGCGCCAAGGCTGACGTCTACAGCTTCGGAATGGTGCTCTTCGAGATCATCTCCGGGCGGCGCAACGCCGAGGGGCACGGCGCCTCATCGGACGACAGGAACGGCGGCGACCGAGAGTCTACGTTCTTCCCGGTCTGGGCCGCGGTCAGAGTGGCGGAAGGGGACACGGCCGCCGTGGCGGACGCGCGGCTGCGCGGCGACGTGAGCGAGGACGAGCTGGAGCGCGCCTGCCGGGTGGCGTGCTGGTGCATCCAGGACCAGGAGGCGCACCGGCCGGCCATGGCGCAGGTCGTGCAGGCGCTGGAGGGCCTCGTCGACGTCGACATGCCGCCGGTGCCGCGGGCGCTGCAGCACCTCGCGACGCTGGCATAA
- the LOC136523788 gene encoding uncharacterized protein codes for MPSQKPPPRRHRSPRQWSLAGQLRQGGSVFAKIEGELSEAECSPFDFFLHCLYLFAPKYLQIEMDRRWIYKSAPFSLDFMSGVQQFMEHVRGRYGADDRIKCPCRKCLNQKEISQDDVQEHIEINGMSRCYTRWIHHGEEDNDVGQDDDGELAVVPEDMSWDGNEQAPLDEEGQAEDVIEDSARGVQGMIQDLHTAASHGFGGDLYKEIIEEAKRELYLGTKESRLTFIIKLLHIKVYNWMTTSRFDAFLALLSSSLKNVPGHPKSYNEMKALLRKLGFGYVSIDVCKYDCALFWKDHEGDDHCPVCGFTRWKVNKEGRKKVPHKVLRYFPIIPHLQKLFMSKEQAQYARWHKEKRVPVENEMRHPADGEAWKEFDETFKSFANDPRSLRLAIATDGFNPFGQMTNSYSIWPVIVVPYNWPPWMCMDQSNYMLALLIPGKKSSGKDFHMFMQPLIADLITLWGGVPTYDAVEGKEFRLHAAILWGINDYPALGTLSGRTTRGYFACVHCDENPCFECLRNKIGFIGHRCFLPHDHPWRKNRTFDGHHENRDQPRKFSADEVMARLDEISYVPGKNPDMPKSRKRRRNGEPVWQLKVSLYDLPYWSKLKLQYNLDVMHIEKNICDNILSTLLNIPHKTKDTVAARLDLEDRGIRKELHLVEDSSKPKACYVLTPEAKKKFLEYVSNVKFLDGYASNISRCVNQEGGTMHGLKTHDCHILLQRILPAALHGLVRKDVYEVLAELGRFFRQLCSKTVKADALH; via the coding sequence ATGCCGTCACAGAAGCCCCCACCACGCCGTCACAGAAGCCCCCGCCAGTGGAGCTTGGCCGGCCAGTTGAGGCAAGGTGGATCTGTTTTTGCTAAAATAGAAGGTGAGCTGAGTGAAGCAGAGTGTTCCCCTTTTGATTTTTTCTTACATTGCCTTTACTTGTTTGCACCTAAATACTTGCAGATCGAGATGGATAGGAGATGGATTTATAAGAGTGCACCATTTTCACTAGACTTTATGTCTGGCGTTCAACAATTTATGGAACATGTCAGAGGTAGATATGGTGCAGATGACAGAATCAAGTGTCCATGCCGAAAATGCCTGAACCAGAAAGAAATAAGCCAAGATGATGTACAAGAGCATATCGAAATCAATGGTATGTCTAGGTGCTATACTAGGTGGATTCACCATGGAGAGGAAGATAATGATGTTGGTCAAGATGATGATGGAGAACTTGctgttgtacctgaagatatgtcatGGGATGGAAATGAACAGGCACCACTTGATGAGGAAGGACAAGCTGAAGATGTCATAGAAGATAGTGCACGGGGAGTTCAGGGGATGATTCAAGATTTGCACACGGCAGCAAGCCATGGCTTTGGTGGTGACTTATATAAAGAAATCATAGAAGAGGCAAAGCGTGAACTTTATCTAGGTACCAAAGAGTCTAGGCTAACTTTCATTATTAAGCTGCTGCATATAAAAGTGTACAATTGGATGACAACATCTAGGTTCGATGCATTCCTTGCATTGCTTTCATCATCTTTGAAGAATGTGCCCGGCCATCCTAAGTCATATAATGAAATGAAAGCTCTGCTTCGGAAGCTTGGTTTTGGTTATGTTTCTATTGATGTGTGCAAGTATGATTGTGCCTTATTTTGGAAAGACCATGAAGGCGATGATCATTGCCCAGTTTGTGGATTCACACGATGGAAAGTAAACAAGGAGGGCAGAAAGAAAGTTCCTCACAAGGTCCTTCGTTACTTTCCAATTATTCCACACCTTCAGAAGCTTTTTATGTCGAAGGAACAGGCACAATATGCAAGATGGCACAAGGAAAAGAGGGTACCAGTTGAGAATGAAATGAGACATCCTGCTGATGGGGAAGCTTGGAAAGAATTTGATGAGACTTTCAAGTCTTTTGCAAATGATCCCCGCAGTTTGAGGTTAGCCATTGCTACAGATGGATTTAACCCATTTGGGCAGATGACCAATTCATATAGCATATGGCCAGTGATAGTGGTTCCATACAATTGGCCACCATGGATGTGTATGGATCAATCCAATTATATGCTTGCTTTGCTAATTCCAGGCAAAAAATCATCGGGCAAAGATTTCCATATGTTCATGCAGCCTCTAATAGCAGACTTGATTACTCTTTGGGGTGGTGTCCCTACTTATGATGCTGTTGAAGGCAAAGAATTCAGACTGCATGCAGCGATTCTATGGGGAATCAATGACTACCCTGCATTAGGCACCTTGTCAGGTAGAACCACAAGGGGTTACTTTGCATGTGTGCATTGTGATGAGAATCCATGTTTTGAATGCCTGAGAAACAAGATTGGTTTCATAGGACATAGATGTTTCCTTCCACATGACCATCCCTGGAGGAAAAATAGAACTTTTGATGGCCACCATGAAAATAGAGACCAGCCAAGGAAATTTAGTGCAGATGAGGTTATGGCAAGGTTGGATGAAATTAGCTATGTTCCAGGCAAGAATCCAGATATGCCAAAATCAAGAAAAAGACGCCGTAATGGAGAACCAGTTTGGCAATTGAAGGTTAGCTTGTATGATTTGCCATATTGGTCAAAACTGAAGCTACAATACAACCTTGATGTTATGCACATAGAGAAAAACATATGTGACAACATTTTGTCAACTCTACTTAATATTCCTCACAAGACAAAGGACACAGTCGCTGCTAGACTAGATTTGGAAGATAGAGGTATAAGAAAAGAGCTTCATTTGGTGGAAGACTCCTCAAAGCCCAAAGCTTGTTACGTTCTAACACCGGAGGCAAAGAAAAAGTTCTTGGAGTATGTGAGCAATGTTAAATTTCTAGATGGCTACGCCTCTAATATATCAAGATGTGTCAATCAGGAGGGAGGAACAATGCATGGGCTAAAAACACATGACTGTCATATACTGCTTCAGCGTATTTTACCAGCTGCCCTTCATGGTTTGGTGCGCAAAGATGTATATGAAGTACTTGCTGAATTGGGAAGGTTTTTTAGACAACTTTGCTCAAAAACTGTAAAGGCTGATGCACTACACTAG